A window from Podospora bellae-mahoneyi strain CBS 112042 chromosome 1 map unlocalized CBS112042p_1, whole genome shotgun sequence encodes these proteins:
- a CDS encoding uncharacterized protein (EggNog:ENOG503PG0Q) produces MSSLMLDRSRIRGAGGFPWGEPAAAPRSQGLDRDSASTSSQSDDFSDLFDWTAYERHGTSDVTTQSQHSAEGAKGVPAFPRSPQSSPQSPGPASDLDGDLPMPDVESDPHVLVWPVLGPEPTREMSPIELRPPHLGQPDMTAPRAVQNERPQSKRPRVLESPEQTKEVRDAGACYHCRMNKSKCSPTSACEPCLKHPKPELACVRQLLSSMVASQSARWNLSEPPRREPMNEGGSFVIFISFSDKTNSRCLPLTVAPFIHPDQGTRFGISLSSQPLQENALLAWAQDDMQMDDRIDDFESLLNHFHIHHVRGEGLKRAMDRATAGKPIKAVESQKKLLSNLLELKLMWKIWSCKDFFGRRQEAGAGRPLGLQFSSVQSWLRFTAASAISRLEKNILEVFDEYLKKDAAGLTTATKPILELSRWVSLWQMILVYRQSLRLLQEHNEAEPYVPGVETNEKRRRFRTTTADLFRSVVVIYWELFHKPKTIQNIQNPEVRLFGDDALHRGFQSVVAAVPTFYQQVANLSLPADEFFRAHLVDRDLKKPKTKRR; encoded by the exons ATGTCATCCCTCATGCTTGACCGCTCCAGAATTCGCGGTGCAGGTGGGTTCCCATGGGGGgaacctgctgctgcacccCGCAGCCAGGGACTTGACCGGGACTCTGCAAGTACCTCTTCCCAAAGTGACGACTTTTCCGACCTCTTTGACTGGACGGCATATGAAAGGCATGGCACATCTGATGTGACCACACAATCCCAACACTCGGCCGAAGGCGCCAAGGGTGTTCCCGCATTCCCCAGGTCACCCCAGTCGTCACCCCAGTCACCCGGTCCTGCTTCCGATCTTGATGGGGATCTTCCCATGCCAGACGTTGAATCAGACCCCCACGTTCTCGTCTGGCCCGTCCTAGGACCGGAACCAACACGCGAGATGTCGCCCATCGAGCTCCGTCCCCCTCACCTCGGCCAACCAGACATGACTGCCCCCAGAGCTGTCCAAAACGAGCGGCCCCAGAGCAAGAGGCCTCGAGTTCTGGAATCCCCAGAGCAGACCAAGGAGGTACGCGATGCCGGTGCGTGCTACCACTGTAGGATGAACAAGAGCAAG TGCTCTCCTACTTCTGCCTGCGAACCCTGCTTGAAACATCCCAAGCCCGAGCTGGCCTGTGTTCGACAGCTTCTGTCGAGCATGGTCGCCAGCCAAAGTG CACGCTGGAACTTGAGCGAGCCTCCGAGGCGTGAACCCATGAATGAAGGCGGGTCCTTCGTCATTTTTATCTCTTTCTCAGACAAGACCAACAGTCGTTGCTTGCCCTTGACGGTGGCTCCCTTCATTCACCCTGACCAGGGCACTCGGTTTGGTATCTCATTGTCATCGCAACCGCTGCAAGAGAATGCCCTTCTGGCGTGGGCACAGGATGATATGCAGATGGATGACAGAATCGATGACTTTGAGTCGCTCCTCAACCacttccacatccaccatGTCCGCGGCGAAGGTTTGAAGAGGGCCATGGACCGCGCAACTGCGGGCAAGCCGATCAAGGCTGTGGAAAGCCAGAAGAAGCTCTTGTCTAATTTGTTAGAGTTGAAGCTGATGTGGAAGATCTGGAGTTGCAAAGACTTCTTTGGCCGGCGGCAAGAAGCCGGTGCTGGCCGCCCCCTTGGGTTGCAGTTCTCCTCCGTTCAGAGCTGGCTTCGCTTCACCGCGGCCTCGGCAATTTCGAGGCTCGAAAAGAACATTCTGGAGGTCTTTGATGAATACCTCAAGAAAGATGCTGCTGGCTTGACAACCGCGACCAAGCCGATTCTCGAGCTTTCGAGATGGGTGTCGCTCTGGCAAATGATCTTGGTCTACCGCCAGTCGCTCAGGCTGCTCCAGGAGCACAATGAAGCGGAACCATATGTGCCAGGAG TTGAGACCAATGAGAAGCGACGGAGGTTTCGAACGACAACCGCGGACTTGTTTCGTAGCGTTGTTGTAATTTACTGGGAGCTGTTCCACAAGCCAAAGACAATTCAGAATATCCAGAACCCCGAGGTGAGACTTTTCGGAGATGATGCTCTCCATAGAGGGTTCCAGAgcgtggtggctgctgtgcCAACATTCT ACCAGCAAGTGGCAAATCTGAGTTTGCCGGCAGACGAGTTCTTCCGGGCACATCTTGTCGACAGAGAcctcaagaagcccaagacgaAGCGCCGCTAG
- the RTG2 gene encoding retrograde regulation protein 2 (COG:F; COG:P; EggNog:ENOG503NU0J) — protein MSSTVDIVTIGNYKEKLPRWDPNSKNHRYALVDMGSNGIRFSVSDLCPPRARLLKCLYRERAAISLFDALNRPSTSAHGDHPLVFPDATIKQVSQTLARFRSIAVDSYDVPPSQLIVFATEAMRRAENAASMLEAIRAEAPDLSVHILSPQVETLFGAVGARSSFVDVKGLILDLGGGSVQMTWMDTSGTSGHQEDQGQPLPEVEAAVAGQSLPFGAARLIKILDTAHVDVQTSEKAKLQDGMAKAFQTLCAKFPTLAQLAAEARGKEAGIDIFLCGGGFRGYGSMIMHNNPIQPYPIPSIGSYTASGQLFNKTKEMLKVNTSFEGKIFGMSKRRRAQFPAIVTVVEALIAAVPLIRSATFCSGGNREGALLMMLPREIRNSNPLSLPDDIESSIPSGPAQGGTTLQALLSTLHSAFPPGFDLTSVASVFSLQLGPLYASHIWCRMGESDAANASSALHDAINHPDSPGLTHLARAVLAVTLCARWGANLGPIDQQLQRNLRELVDAADPNAGFWADYTGAVTAALATVIPAWPKSNEAIRDKISFRSSAEQGKKYKLHLEITISKEASRGLDLDDLRELFKKVGKHGDEKKKVIVTVNVLA, from the exons ATGTCCTCCACCGTCGATATTGTCACTATTGGCAATTACAAGGAGAAGTTGCCGAGATGGGAtcccaacagcaaaaaccACCGCTATGCCCTGGTTGACATGGGAAG CAATGGCATTCGGTTCTCTGTCTCGGATCTCTGCCCTCCTCGGGCCCGCCTGCTCAAGTGTCTCTACCGAGAAAGGGCGGCCATCTCGTTGTTCGATGCCCTGAACCGGCCATCAACATCGGCACATGGCGACCATCCCTTGGTCTTCCCCGATGCCACAATCAAGCAAGTCTCGCAGACATTGGCACGCTTCAGGTCTATTGCTGTCGACAGCTATGATGTGCCTCCCAGTCAGCTGATCGTCTTTGCGACAGAAGCCATGCGCCGGGCCGAGAATGCCGCGTCTATGCTCGAGGCGATACGTGCCGAGGCTCCCGATCTGAGCGTGCATATCCTTTCGCCTCAAGTCGAGACCCTCTTTGGCGCCGTGGGGGCTCGGTCAAGCTTTGTTGATGTAAAGGGTTTGATTCTCGATCTCGGCGGCGGAAGTGTTCAGATGACGTGGATGGACACGTCTGGTACTTCTGGGCATCAAGAGGACCAGGGACAGCCTCTTCCTGAGGTGGAAGCAGCGGTTGCGGGACAGAGTCTGCCGTTTGGAGCTGCTCGCCTCATCAAGATTCTCGATACCGCCCACGTCGATGTGCAGACGTCCGAAAAAGCCAAGCTCCAAGATGGCATGGCTAAGGCTTTTCAGACACTGTGCGCCAAGTTTCCCACCCTCGCCcagcttgctgctgaggcgAGGGGAAAGGAGGCGGGGATCGATATCTTTCTCTGCGGCGGAGGGTTCCGGGGTTACGGAAGCATGATCATGCACAACAATCCCATCCAGCCCTATCCGATCCCATCAATCGGATCATACACGGCCTCTGGACAGCTCTTCAACAAAACCAAGGAGATGCTTAAAGTCAACACGTCTTTTGAAGGCAAAATCTTTGGCATGTCAAAACGCAGACGTGCCCAGTTCCCAGCCATTGTCACTGTTGTTGAAGCTCTCATTGCAGCAGTGCCCCTTATACGTTCAGCAACGTTCTGCTCAGGGGGCAACCGGGAGGGTGcgttgctgatgatgctaCCTCGGGAAATCAGGAACAGCAATCCTTTGTCACTTCCAGATGACATTGAGAGCTCAATTCCTTCGGGTCCAGCACAAGGTGGCACAACCCTAcaagccctcctcagcaCCTTGCACTCGGCATTTCCGCCCGGTTTCGACTTGACCAGCGTAGCCAGCGTCTTCAGTCTGCAGCTTGGTCCCCTTTACGCCAGCCACATTTGGTGTCGAATGGGCGAGAGTGATGCTGCCAACGCGTCTTCTGCTCTCCACGATGCCATCAACCATCCTGACTCGCCGGGTCTAACGCATCTGGCTCGCGCGGTTTTGGCTGTGACTCTCTGCGCACGCTGGGGCGCAAACCTGGGCCCTATCGATCAACAGCTCCAGCGGAATCTTCGCGAGCTTGTCGATGCGGCAGATCCGAACGCTGGTTTCTGGGCAGACTACACGGGGGCTGTAACAGCAGCACTGGCAACAGTCATTCCAGCGTGGCCCAAGTCTAATGAGGCCATCAGGGACAAGATCTCGTTCCGTTCCAGCGCTGAGCAGGGGAAGAAGTACAAGTTACATCTTGAGATCACCATCAGCAAAGAGGCCTCGAGAGGTCTCGATCTTGACGACTTGAGGGAGTTGTTCAAGAAGGTCGGGAAGCATGGTgacgaaaagaagaaggttaTCGTCACAGTCAATGTACTTGCTTGA
- the ERV46 gene encoding ER-derived vesicles protein erv46 (COG:U; EggNog:ENOG503NVB2), whose product MAAKSRFTKLDAFTKTVEDARIRTTSGGIVTIVSLIVVFFLAWGEWQDYRRIEIHPELIVDKGRGERMEIHLNVSFPRVPCELLTLDVMDVSGEQQHGVQHGVVKTRLRPLSEGGGVIEAKALALHARDEEAAHLDPNYCGPCYGAAPPVHAQKPNCCQTCDEVKEAYAAQAWAFGRGEGIEQCEREHYAEKLDEQRNEGCRIEGNVRVNKVIGNFHIAPGKSFSNGNMHVHDLKNYWDTPVKHTFTHEIHHLRFGPQLPDGLAKKLGKNKALPWTNHHINPLDNTHQETDDVNYNFMYFIKIVPTSYLPLGWEKTWQGFKDQHHKELGSFGQSADGSLETHQYSVTSHRRSLSGGDDGSEGHKERLHAKGGIPGVFFSYDISPMKVINREERPKSFLGFLAGLCAIVGGTLTVAAAVDRALFEGGMKLKKLRSKDL is encoded by the exons ATGGCTGCGAAATCGAGATTCACAAAGCTCGATGCTTTTAcaaagacggtggaggatgcgcGAATCAGGACAACTTCGGGTGGTATCGTTACCATCGTCTCGTTGATTGTGGTGTTCTTCCTGGCTTGGGGAGAATGGCAGGACTACAGGAGGATAGAGATCCATCCCGAGCTGATTGTTGACAAGGGGAGAG GCGAGCGCATGGAGATTCACCTCAACGTCAGCTTCCCACGAGTGCCCTGCGAGCTGCTGACCCTCGATGTCATGGATGTATCCGGCGAGCAACAACACGGCGTCCAACACGGTGTCGTCAAGACTAGACTGCGTCCTCTCAGCGAGGGTGGCGGTGTTATCGAAGCCAAGGCTCTGGCTCTCCATGCTCGCGACGAAGAAGCTGCCCACCTCGATCCCAACTACTGCGGTCCCTGCTATGGCGCTGCTCCCCCTGTCCACGCGCAAAAGCCCAACTGCTGCCAAACATGcgacgaggtcaaggaggcgtATGCCGCTCAGGCTTGGGCTTTCGGTAGGGGCGAGGGTATCGAGCAGTGCGAGCGCGAGCACTACGCTGAGAAGCTCGACGAGCAGCGCAATGAGGGCTGTCGAATCGAGGGTAACGTTCGTGTGAACAAGGTCATTGGCAACTTTCATATCGCCCCTGGCAAGAGTTTCAGCAACGGAAACATGCACGTCCACGACCTCAAGAACTATTGGGACACGCCTGTTAAGCACACCTTCACCCACGAGATCCATCATCTGCGCTTCGGCCCGCAGCTTCCTGATGGTCTGGCGAAGAAGCTCGGCAAGAATAAGGCTCTACCATggaccaaccaccacatcaacccccttgACAACACTCACCAGGAGACCGATGATGTCAACTACAACTTCATGTACTTCATCAAGATTGTGCCCACGTCTTATCTTCCGCTCGGCTGGGAGAAGACATGGCAGGGGTTCAAGGACCAGCACCACAAGGAGCTGGGTTCGTTTGGTCAATCGGCCGATGGCAGCCTTGAGACTCACCAGTATTCGGTTACCAGCCATAGGCGCAGCTTgtccggtggtgatgatggttctGAGGGCCACAAGGAGCGCCTCCATGCCAAGGGTGGCATTCCcggcgtcttcttctcctaT GACATCTCCCCCATGAAGGTTATCAACAGAGAGGAAAGGCCAAAGTCGTTCCTCGGTTTCCTGGCTGGTCTCTGTGCCATCGTCGGTGGTACCCTGACCGTGGCCGCTGCTGTCGACCGTGCTCTGTTTGAGGGTGGCATGAAGCTCAAGAAGTTGAGGTCCAAGGATCTATAA
- a CDS encoding uncharacterized protein (EggNog:ENOG503P2TY; COG:G) has product MLASPRLVYLLKFAGPALIVVWLVAYMVSDQPAYNSVVRQFKSERDIFITDFLDHDVGGQLDGSSISELCASKTWTPGLMLSCDPQSGGFGQVKDAHLNCIRFAIEAGAELVLPRIIKRDDKNVANTRPKNGGGPYIGEFIDYLFDYEYLNQTLSEHCPQLKLYRSMNELWDVPQVQSARKISLQDVGAKLNGSVIEDMNTLSEQIKSYIDRTEDPETRPFPIRFRSDVISSVFPTAYGNPELAKNFGRLLRPRKDARVLAAIALYNLHMKYQLNLDPKQGFQHSTFPGLHLRTEADATPIFPPFDEQVSTLVELVTNSTAGFAFVATGETEERRRKLSKKAEAVGVTMVYKQDLMLDEPEGRELLEQLTWDQRALVDYEIMLRAGLTVGLSGSIFDWNIALRRNSVPGADGEPPSLATSSPIQHQDRYSILLGSSEKADTLRATPPMPDIVG; this is encoded by the exons ATGCTGGCCTCCCCGCGCCTCGTTTATCTGCTCAAGTTCGCCGGTCCGGCGCTGATTGTCGTATGGTTGGTCGCCTACATGGTCTCGGACCAGCCAGCGTATAACAGCGTCGTTCGCCAGTTCAAAAGCGAAAGGGATATCTTCATCACGGATTTCTTGGATCACGATGTTGGCGGACAGCTAGATGGCAGTAGTATCTCGGAGCTATGCGCGAGCAAGACTTGGACACCAGGGTTGATGCTGTCTTGTGATCCCCAATCCGGAGGTTTTGGCCAAGTCAAAGACGCGCATCTGAACTGCATTCGCTTCGCTATCGAGGCTGGTG CCGAGTTGGTTCTTCCCCGGATCATCAAGCGCGACGATAAGAACGTTGCGAATACCCGGCCCAAGAACGGCGGCGGTCCCTACATCGGGGAGTTTATCGACTACTTGTTCGACTATGAATACCTCAACCAAACGCTATCGGAGCACTGCCCGCAGCTGAAATTATATCGATCCATGAACGAGCTTTGGGATGTGCCACAGGTGCAATCAGCTCGGAAGATTAGCTTACAAGATGTTGGAGCTAAACTGAATGGCTCCGTTATTGAAGACATGAATACGTTGTCGGAGCAGATCAAGTCGTACATCGACAGGACAGAGGACCCAGAGACACGTCCGTTTCCCATACGGTTCAGATCCGATGTGATAAGCTCGGTTTTCCCAACAGCATATGGGAACCCAGAGTTGGCCAAGAACTTTGGCCGTCTTCTACGGCCACGTAAAGACGCCAGAGTGCTCGCCGCTATTGCGCTGTACAATCTGCACATGAAATATCAACTGAATCTGGACCCTAAGCAGGGTTTCCAGCACAGCACTTTCCCCGGACTACACCTCAGGACAGAGGCGGATGCGACTCCTATCTTTCCACCCTTCGACGAACAGGTCTCTACCTTGGTCGAGCTTGTCACCAACTCAACGGCCGGCTTTGCTTTTGTTGCCACGGGAGAAACAGAAGAGCGCAGACGAAAGTTATCCAAAAAGGCTGAGGCGGTGGGCGTGACGATGGTATACAAGCAGGATTTAATGCTGGATGAACCGGAAGGCCGGGAGCTTCTCGAGCAACTCACATGGGACCAGCGTGCGCTCGTCGACTACGAGATCATGCTTCGGGCTGGACTGACCGTTGGCCTGAGCGGCTCCATCTTTGACTGGAACATCGCACTCAGGCGGAATTCTGTACCAGGAGCAGACGGAGAGCCACCGTCTCtcgccaccagctcccctATCCAACATCAGGATAGGTATTCGATCCTTCTTGGATCTTCAGAAAAGGCGGACACATTGAGGGCGACA CCTCCTATGCCTGACATTGTTGGTTGA
- a CDS encoding uncharacterized protein (EggNog:ENOG503P3AD): MNQHSGSATLPRGFRFEMPRTPEPFAENDEAQIPSPPKPRLRLVKRRVVSQLTAPTQQFLASVAAADVPIPSIEEPETSSHDFAMGNADSFPARMRHEEMDASFLQPIGRTYELPKTPAPDFIPCLSPGQYPNWTLDSTASSVESTPEPDYESSRPSTARSTLTSASLFSRFSMLSDDDNCASPLLESKEHYHQEEPELPPAAQPSAAAGKAKARKAPWTKAMSDHLWSTFILYLQDPKVTPFRMGKSCLPPDGVCLRVAREAKRSWKGAKALTKKTNVSDGRKSGSTTPTAENSSTFIQWPHTCAATRVHLRELCRQKAAAGAKNPRFLPRSTTPFAQAAARHSNMRPAPAHEPLQFATQDMSLSLALSTAESMQPTGPLAQLTGSTPEPVEEQSNATEPFPLAPAFDMPIISPNIETFEGGPGFAERQRLGSPFGAKSYGPSSSGSLATVLGLSGPMPRRQSQTLGSRRTLQSPVRMSRSGTQKRRHTQSSVPRVRPSIGADLWLDPNFSMNSTGDARADREFCSTASSHHDELFIPRIPPVPTLSSSTSMPNVGGQLLEPPALQPPRLGSPFKGHRATRSSFSFPSRMHRAQSGSVDLGMLGRPFATIQQPSTESSTSPVRSNLAGRLAYLDQRLKEIRQREANRRSQSPL; the protein is encoded by the coding sequence ATGAATCAACATTCCGGTTCGGCAACCCTCCCACGGGGTTTCAGGTTTGAGATGCCCAGGACACCGGAGCCCTTCGCAGAAAACGATGAGGCTCAAATCCCTTCGCCACCAAAACCACGTCTAAGGTTGGTCAAGAGGCGCGTTGTCTCTCAACTCACGGCACCTACTCAGCAGTTTCTCGCTTCTGTGGCTGCCGCCGACGTTCCAATTCCTAGCATTGAGGAGCCAGAGACGAGTTCGCACGACTTCGCCATGGGGAACGCTGACTCTTTCCCCGCGAGAATGCGCcacgaggagatggatgcgAGCTTTTTGCAGCCCATCGGGCGAACATACGAGCTCCCAAAGACGCCAGCACCCGACTTCATCCCGTGCTTATCGCCAGGGCAGTACCCCAACTGGACCCTTGACTCGACTGCCAGCAGCGTCGAGTCGACACCAGAGCCAGACTATGAATCCAGCAGACCTTCGACGGCTAGGTCAACATTGACTAGCGCATCCTTGTTCAGCCGCTTTTCCATGCTTTCAGATGACGACAATTGCGCCAGCCCTCTACTAGAAAGCAAAGAGCACTATCACCAAGAAGAACCCGAGCTTCCGCCGGCAGCTCAGCCATCCGCAGCAGCTGGTAAAGCCAAGGCCAGGAAGGCTCCCTGGACCAAGGCGATGAGCGACCATTTGTGGTCAACGTTTATCCTGTATCTCCAGGACCCCAAGGTGACACCTTTCCGGATGGGCAAGAGCTGCCTCCCACCTGACGGTGTCTGCCTTCGCGTGGCGCGCGAAGCAAAGAGAAGTTGGAAGGGCGCCAAAGctttgacgaagaagaccaaCGTGAGCGATGGAAGGAAGAGTGGGAGCACTACACCCACCGCCGAGAACAGCAGCACATTTATCCAGTGGCCTCACACTTGCGCCGCGACCCGAGTTCACCTGCGTGAGCTGTGCAGGCAGAAAGCTGCGGCGGGCGCAAAGAACCCACGCTTCCTCCCTCGCAGCACGACCCCTTTTGCGCAAGCTGCTGCGCGTCACTCCAACATGCGCCCGGCGCCGGCGCATGAGCCTCTTCAATTCGCCACCCAGGACAtgtctctgtctcttgcCTTGAGCACAGCAGAAAGCATGCAACCCACTGGTCCCCTGGCGCAACTCACGGGCTCAACCCCTGAGCCTGTGGAGGAGCAATCTAATGCTACTGAGCCCTTCCCACTGGCACCGGCTTTTGACATGCCGATTATCAGCCCAAATATCGAGACTTTCGAGGGCGGGCCTGGTTTCGCCGAGCGCCAACGTTTGGGATCCCCCTTTGGCGCGAAGAGCTATGGACCCAGCTCCTCGGGATCGCTTGCCACCGTGCTTGGCTTGAGTGGACCAATGCCTCGCAGACAGAGCCAGACACTTGGCTCTCGCCGCACACTCCAGTCACCAGTACGAATGAGCAGGTCGGGTACTCAAAAGCGACGTCACACCCAATCCAGCGTTCCTCGCGTACGACCTAGCATCGGCGCTGATCTGTGGCTCGACCCCAACTTCAGCATGAACTCCACGGGCGACGCTCGTGCCGACCGGGAATTCTGTTCCACAGCGTCGAGCCACCACGATGAGCTGTTCATCCCAAGGATACCTCCGGTACCTACCCTGAGCTCGTCCACTAGCATGCCCAACGTGGGAGGCCAGTTGTTGGAACCTCCAGCTCTCCAGCCTCCCCGTCTTGGCTCTCCATTCAAGGGTCACCGAGCGACCCGCTCGAGCTTCAGCTTCCCCAGCAGAATGCACCGGGCGCAAAGCGGCAGTGTCGACCTCGGCATGCTTGGGCGACCATTTGCCACTATCCAACAGCCCTCGACCGAGTCGAGTACCTCTCCCGTACGATCCAATCTTGCCGGCCGCCTGGCTTACCTTGACCAGCGCCTCAAGGAGATTCGGCAGAGGGAAGCGAACCGTCGATCTCAGTCACCGTTGTAG
- a CDS encoding uncharacterized protein (EggNog:ENOG503NWWT; COG:S) yields the protein MGPRGAFLEIPLSVLATSLCAVNWRSFVVFVFISLFAVFIQTNGLFSTRITALTMAIGSPLFRKGACSPLLLFLILFTTTTVYASVGDRLPEFQQCVQVCKTENCLPPNTTPLPLHLRLLFWTCPSECDYTCQHIITSTRLSRNEPVVQFHGKWPFYRLLGMQEPFSVLFSLGNFWAHHDGLHNHILKKIPATYSMRPYYVWLARIGMASWFFSAVFHTRDFRVTEELDYFAAGASVLYGMYYTVVRVFRLDRVSKRGMRKSWTGTCVGLYLAHVGYLKGVGWDYGYNMGANVAIGVVQNVLWTWFSVTRYSREGKGWMVWPGLVVMWVVAAMSLELLDFAPVWGCLDAHSLWHLGTIGPAVVFYRFLVRDSEEVLRREGRLKA from the exons ATGGGACCGCGAGGCGCGTTTCTTGAAATTCCATTATCAGTTCTCGCAACATCACTTTGCGCAGTCAATTGGCGGAGTTTTGTGGTTTTCGTTTTTATTTCCCTCTTTGCTGTTTTTATACAGACAAATGGGCTGTTTAGTACGAGAATAACAGCTCTCACGATGGCGATAGGATCCCCTCTCTTTCGAAAAGGGGCCTGCTCCCCCTTGCTCCTTTTCCTCATCCTGTTCACCACCACGACGGTCTACGCAAGCGTGGGTGATCGACTCCCCGAATTTCAACAATGCGTCCAA GTCTGCAAAACCGAAAACTGCCTCCcgcccaacaccacccccctcccgctccacctccgcctcctgtTCTGGACCTGCCCCTCCGAATGCGACTACACCTGCCagcacatcatcacctctACCCGCCTCTCCCGCAACGAGCCAGTGGTGCAATTCCATGGTAAATGGCCCTTCTaccgcctcctcggcatgCAAGAGCCCTTCTCCGTGCTCTTCTCTCTCGGCAACTTCTGGGCTCACCACGACGGTCTGCACAACCACATCCTGAAGAAGATCCCAGCCACCTACTCGATGAGGCCGTACTACGTCTGGCTGGCGAGGATAGGGATGGCGAGCTGGTTTTTCAGCGCGGTGTTTCATACTAGGGATTTCAGGGTCACGGAAGAATTGGATTATTTCGCTGCTGGGGCGAGTGTGCTTTATGGGATGTATTATACTGTTGTGAGGGTGTTTCGGTTGGATAGGGTGAGCAAAAGGGGGATGAGGAAATCATGGACGGGGACGTGTGTGGGACTGTATTTGGCGCATGTTGGGTAtttgaagggggtggggtgggacTATGGGTATAATATGGGGGCTAATGTTGCGATAGGGGTGGTGCAGAATGTGCTTTGGACGTGGTTTAGCGTGACGAGGTATAgtagggaggggaaggggtggatggtgtggccggggttggtggtgatgtgggtggtggcggcgatgagTTTGGAGTTGTTGGATTTTGCGCCGGTGTGGGGGTGTTTGGATGCGCATAGCCTTTGGCATTTGGGGACGATTGGGCCGGCGGTGGTTTTTTATCGGTTTTTGGTGAGGGATAgtgaggaggtgttgaggagggaggggaggctgAAGGCTTAG
- a CDS encoding uncharacterized protein (EggNog:ENOG503P5F2; COG:J), producing the protein MSTSQKTPVLGLPSTSPPPILALTPKTHTTIEIRPFHIFDARPVARIANSPRIASCMRNTFPYPYTSKDANHWLLIATGSYSDPETKPTKSGKPLLLDYAIIVNGVLVGDIGLKPLWDVESDTFEIGYWLGEEFWGVGIMTAVLKEFIAWVWEQFPTVRRLEAMVFDFNEGSKKVLSRVGFVQEGVKREAVRKGDKIHDMVVFGLLRREWTTQVLRVSAEP; encoded by the coding sequence atgtCTACCTCCCAAAAGACTCCGGTTCTGGGGCTCCCATCGACCTCTCCGCCACCAATCCTGgccctcacccccaaaacccacacAACCATCGAGATTCGCCCCTTCCATATTTTCGATGCCCGCCCTGTCGCCCGCATAGCCAACAGCCCCCGCATCGCCTCTTGCATGCGGAATACATTCCCGTACCCCTACACATCCAAAGATGCCAATCACTGGCTTCTCATCGCTACCGGATCTTATTCAGATCCGGAAACTAAACCGACCAAATCCGGCAAACCTCTTCTCTTGGACtacgccatcatcgtcaatgGCGTACTCGTCGGCGATATCGGTCTCAAGCCTCTCTGGGATGTCGAATCCGACACTTTTGAGATCGGGTACTGGCTAGGAGAAGAGTTCTGGGGCGTGGGGATCATGACGGCGGTCTTGAAGGAGTTTATCgcttgggtttgggagcAGTTTCCGACTGTTAGGAGGTTAGAGGCCATGGTGTTTGACTTCAATGAAGGTAGTAAGAAGGTGTTGAGCAGGGTTGGGTTCGTTCAAGAGGGTGTGAAACGGgaggcggtgaggaagggtGATAAGATACATGAtatggttgtttttgggctGTTGAGGCGGGAGTGGACTACACAGGTGCTTAGAGTCTCGGCAGAGCCATGA